A region of Necator americanus strain Aroian chromosome I, whole genome shotgun sequence DNA encodes the following proteins:
- a CDS encoding hypothetical protein (NECATOR_CHRI.G3177.T1) — protein MDRLCAEALRDYQRALFGLERHDLTPTLLHPEMTAPRNLFETSSLFPMLDQPKPQHSYIGLIAMAILSSPEKKMVLSEVYEWIMIHYPYFRTRGSGWRNSIRHNLSLNDCFVKAGRAANGKGHYWAVHPACLRDFERGDFRRRRAQRKVRRHMGLSVPDGESSDDSPSPTPAFTFPLQEIKLHSTPSRRRDFSIDSLLADNF, from the exons ATGGATCGTCTTTGTGCTGAGGCGCTCCGTGACTACCAACGAGCGCTTTTTGGTCTTGAACGTCATGACCTAACTCCTACACTCCTTCATCCGGAGATGACCGCTCCTCGCAATCTCTTCGAAACAAGCTCCTTATTCCCGATGTTGGATCAACCGAAACCTCAACACTCTTACATTGGCCTCATAGCAATGGCCATTCTTTCGtcaccagagaaaaaaatggtccTAAGTGAG gTGTATGAATGGATAATGATCCACTACCCCTACTTCCGTACACGCGGTTCCGGCTGGAGAAACAGCATCAGACACAATCTCAGCTTAAACGACTGTTTTGTGAAAGCCGGAAGAGCGGCGAATGGAAAG GGTCATTATTGGGCAGTACATCCCGCTTGTCTTCGTGACTTTGAAAGAGGGGATTTTCGACGACGACGAGCTCAAAGAAAG GTTCGACGACACATGGGACTCTCCGTCCCTGACGGAGAATCATCGGATGACTCACCAAGTCCAACTCCAGCTTTTACATTTCCTTTACAAGAGATTAAACTACATTCAACACCTTCGAGAAGACGGGATTTTTCCATCGATTCGCTATTAGCCGACAACTTTTAG
- a CDS encoding hypothetical protein (NECATOR_CHRI.G3176.T2), with the protein MFCYADYDDNYIAPRLLCNSDEWIDSVQTLAEGREDWRALFKDGTPRRRCRLSRQTMTSTHRLIQPVILIHKFAYFMAVFLSKTIQNDEDTISFTYRFKVPGQRLRRPSIDKSIPHELEVMCQEEYPKALEPTSSMTSLRSRVFDPNFDYLDPLWMAHCDEIIKRTERLNDRVRVRYGIEPEEIVEDNDLRPRFLRTSDTSGSETAGSGRRLLRVPYTPFPGKTDRATRDAARVIIRSLANPHLIDEEKYRVTSTISAIAGQGLAFNPIRLVRSEPQVSRASSIVCTTDLVATRACSSASCLASNLVSLTHTSLTSSSGSYARQSARSSSAHSRITPHDGRSSPTLSDIVRFRNRIGILSDFLRNPRHRPPKPVIRSNSDASTQQPEGASSNSD; encoded by the exons ATGTTTTGCTATGCTGATTATGACGATAACTACATTGCTCCTCGACTGTTATGTAACAGCGACGAGTGGATTGATTCCGTGCAAACTCTCGCAGAAGGTCGAGAAGATTGGAGAGCTTTATTCAAGGACGgtacacctcggcgaagatgcaggTTATCGCGTCAGACGATGACATCAACCCACCGATTAATTCAA CCAGTAATTCTCATTCATAAGTTTGCTTATTTCATG gcggtgtttctttcaaaaactattCAAAACGATGAAGATACAATCTCGTTCACCTATCGTTTCAAAGTTCCAGG ACAAAGATTACGACGTCCGTCCATTGATAAAAGCAT ACCGCATGAACTAGAAGTGATGTGCCAAGAAGAATATCCTAAAGCATTGGAGCCTACATCTTCTATGACATCTCTTCGAAGTCGCGTTTTTGACCCGAACT TCGACTACCTGGACCCACTATGGATGGCGCACTGTGACGAGATTATAAAAAGGACCGAGCGTTTAAACGATCGTGTACGAGTCCGCTATGGTATCGAACCCGAAGAGATTGTTGAGGACAATGATTTGCGTCCAAGATTTCTGAGAACATCTGATAC ATCTGGAAGTGAAACTGCTGGATCTGGAAGAA gactcCTCCGTGTGCCTTATACTCCATTCCCCGGTAAAACAGATCGTGCTACTCGCGATGCAGCCAGAGTTATCATAAGAAGTCTGGCTAACCCA CACCTTATCGATGAGGAAAAGTATAGAGTTACTTCCACCATATCCGCTATTGCTGGACAAGGACTGGCATTTAATCCTAT TCGTCTTGTACGTTCGGAGCCGCAGGTGTCCCGTGCGTCTTCTATCGTCTGTACCACGGACCTTGTTGCCACCAGAGCATGCTCTTCGGCCTCTTGTCTTGCGTCAAACCTCGTCTCTCTTACTCATACTTCCTTAACGTCCTCCTCCGGCTCATACGCCCGTCAGTCTGCACGATCCAGTTCCGCCCACTCACGCATAACTCCACACGATGGCCGAAGCTCGCCGACATTATCTGATATAGTCAGATTCCGCAATCGTATTGGAATTCTCAGTGACTTCTTGCGCAATCCACGCCAT AGACCACCAAAGCCAGTGATCCGTTCGAACTCGGACGCATCCACGCAGCAACCGGAAGGAGCCAGTTCAAATAGTGACTAG
- a CDS encoding hypothetical protein (NECATOR_CHRI.G3175.T1), with translation MKRYSPVLNTPNRVSVGEATVPIWKETLLNRQAPSTAELEHVYGPTYAANGEQPTESEVLVRIEKMKNGKCGGDDRINAKMLEYLPTSGIREKTSVQYRSTKRYFLLNS, from the coding sequence atgaaaagatattctccagtcctcaacactcCCAATCGGGTgtctgtcggtgaagcaaccgtgccaatttggaaggaaacgttactgaaccggcaagcgccATCAACtgctgaactcgagcacgtttaTGGACCGACATACGCGGCTAACGGGGAAcaaccgaccgagtcggaggttttGGTCCGTatcgaaaagatgaaaaatggaaaatgtggTGGAGACGACAGAATTAACGCAAAAATGCTGGAATATCTTCCTAcatctgggattcgtgagaagaCATCCGTTCAATATAGATCGACGAAAAGATATTTCTTACTGAACTCGTAG
- a CDS encoding hypothetical protein (NECATOR_CHRI.G3176.T1): MFCYADYDDNYIAPRLLCNSDEWIDSVQTLAEGREDWRALFKDGTPRRRCRLSRQTMTSTHRLIQAVFLSKTIQNDEDTISFTYRFKVPGQRLRRPSIDKSIPHELEVMCQEEYPKALEPTSSMTSLRSRVFDPNFDYLDPLWMAHCDEIIKRTERLNDRVRVRYGIEPEEIVEDNDLRPRFLRTSDTSGSETAGSGRRLLRVPYTPFPGKTDRATRDAARVIIRSLANPHLIDEEKYRVTSTISAIAGQGLAFNPIRLVRSEPQVSRASSIVCTTDLVATRACSSASCLASNLVSLTHTSLTSSSGSYARQSARSSSAHSRITPHDGRSSPTLSDIVRFRNRIGILSDFLRNPRHRPPKPVIRSNSDASTQQPEGASSNSD; this comes from the exons ATGTTTTGCTATGCTGATTATGACGATAACTACATTGCTCCTCGACTGTTATGTAACAGCGACGAGTGGATTGATTCCGTGCAAACTCTCGCAGAAGGTCGAGAAGATTGGAGAGCTTTATTCAAGGACGgtacacctcggcgaagatgcaggTTATCGCGTCAGACGATGACATCAACCCACCGATTAATTCAA gcggtgtttctttcaaaaactattCAAAACGATGAAGATACAATCTCGTTCACCTATCGTTTCAAAGTTCCAGG ACAAAGATTACGACGTCCGTCCATTGATAAAAGCAT ACCGCATGAACTAGAAGTGATGTGCCAAGAAGAATATCCTAAAGCATTGGAGCCTACATCTTCTATGACATCTCTTCGAAGTCGCGTTTTTGACCCGAACT TCGACTACCTGGACCCACTATGGATGGCGCACTGTGACGAGATTATAAAAAGGACCGAGCGTTTAAACGATCGTGTACGAGTCCGCTATGGTATCGAACCCGAAGAGATTGTTGAGGACAATGATTTGCGTCCAAGATTTCTGAGAACATCTGATAC ATCTGGAAGTGAAACTGCTGGATCTGGAAGAA gactcCTCCGTGTGCCTTATACTCCATTCCCCGGTAAAACAGATCGTGCTACTCGCGATGCAGCCAGAGTTATCATAAGAAGTCTGGCTAACCCA CACCTTATCGATGAGGAAAAGTATAGAGTTACTTCCACCATATCCGCTATTGCTGGACAAGGACTGGCATTTAATCCTAT TCGTCTTGTACGTTCGGAGCCGCAGGTGTCCCGTGCGTCTTCTATCGTCTGTACCACGGACCTTGTTGCCACCAGAGCATGCTCTTCGGCCTCTTGTCTTGCGTCAAACCTCGTCTCTCTTACTCATACTTCCTTAACGTCCTCCTCCGGCTCATACGCCCGTCAGTCTGCACGATCCAGTTCCGCCCACTCACGCATAACTCCACACGATGGCCGAAGCTCGCCGACATTATCTGATATAGTCAGATTCCGCAATCGTATTGGAATTCTCAGTGACTTCTTGCGCAATCCACGCCAT AGACCACCAAAGCCAGTGATCCGTTCGAACTCGGACGCATCCACGCAGCAACCGGAAGGAGCCAGTTCAAATAGTGACTAG